From Deltaproteobacteria bacterium, the proteins below share one genomic window:
- a CDS encoding ABC transporter ATP-binding protein codes for MGQAALVAEMPVSPVVEVQGFCKRYRKQVAVDGVDLGIQPGEIYGLIGPDGAGKSSLMKAIAGVLSFEGGEVQVFGIRIDSEAAAEKVKGRIGFMPQGLGLNLYAELSLEENIDFFAQLREVPPGLLAQRKRQLLAMTRLDRFRDRPMKQLSGGMKQKLGLACTLVHEPELVILDEPTTGVDPVSRRDFWAILAELLRKRGITALVSTAYMDEATRFQRLSLMYEGRILAAGEPDQIRQAVPGSLVEVTVKPQIEALHRLKAKYPQVEAVGPVVRVFVDGVSSGAAREQVAASLDDLSVEAIQAVDPELEDAFVALLRQQKLAGQPAAGAAGTPLAEPPAGDEVAIEARGLTRDFGSFRAVDQVSFHVIQGEIFGLLGANGAGKTTVIKMLTGILPPSGGEGRVAGADMRRARQAVKEHIGYMSQAFSLYRDMTVLENIRLYARIYAVPRSRLKQRTDWVVEMAGLQGVEDRLAGKLPMGIRQRLALGCALVHRPRVLFLDEPTSGVDPIGRRRFWDILVRMARVEQVAILVTTHYMSEAEHCDHLALMYAGRIIADASPAEMKQALQQEAGQLLDVATDRPLMALKVLEQAGFAGVALFGRRIHLLAKDPQQARQQIESRLMQQGISLLGITPRIPSMEDVFVYRIMAREKEARSR; via the coding sequence CTGGGCCAAGCCGCGCTGGTAGCAGAAATGCCGGTTTCCCCGGTCGTCGAAGTTCAGGGATTCTGCAAGCGCTACCGCAAGCAGGTGGCAGTGGACGGCGTGGATCTGGGCATTCAGCCTGGTGAGATCTATGGCCTCATCGGCCCGGACGGCGCCGGCAAGAGCTCCCTGATGAAGGCCATCGCCGGCGTCCTCTCTTTCGAGGGCGGGGAGGTGCAGGTGTTCGGCATCAGGATAGATTCCGAGGCGGCGGCGGAGAAGGTCAAAGGACGGATCGGGTTCATGCCACAGGGGCTGGGACTCAATCTCTATGCGGAACTCTCGCTGGAAGAGAATATCGATTTCTTCGCTCAGTTGCGCGAGGTGCCGCCCGGGTTGCTTGCGCAGCGTAAGCGCCAACTCCTGGCCATGACGCGGCTGGACAGGTTCCGGGATCGCCCCATGAAACAGCTCTCCGGCGGCATGAAGCAAAAACTGGGCCTGGCCTGTACCCTGGTTCACGAACCAGAACTGGTGATCCTGGACGAACCCACCACCGGTGTCGATCCGGTCTCGCGGCGGGACTTCTGGGCCATTCTTGCCGAGCTGTTGCGCAAGCGGGGCATCACGGCCCTGGTCTCTACCGCCTACATGGATGAAGCCACCCGTTTTCAACGACTCTCCCTTATGTATGAAGGACGGATACTGGCAGCAGGGGAACCGGATCAGATTCGTCAGGCCGTGCCAGGCAGCCTGGTGGAGGTCACAGTCAAGCCCCAGATCGAGGCACTGCATCGGCTCAAGGCGAAATATCCACAGGTGGAAGCGGTCGGCCCGGTTGTGCGGGTGTTCGTAGATGGGGTCTCTTCCGGGGCGGCGCGAGAGCAGGTGGCGGCATCGCTTGACGATCTCTCTGTCGAGGCAATCCAGGCGGTTGATCCCGAGCTTGAGGATGCCTTCGTGGCCCTGTTGCGTCAGCAAAAGCTGGCCGGGCAACCTGCGGCAGGGGCGGCAGGGACTCCGCTCGCCGAGCCGCCGGCCGGTGACGAGGTTGCCATTGAGGCGCGTGGTCTGACGCGCGACTTCGGCAGCTTCCGGGCCGTGGATCAGGTCAGTTTCCATGTCATTCAGGGTGAGATATTCGGACTGCTCGGCGCCAACGGCGCCGGCAAGACCACGGTGATCAAGATGCTCACCGGCATTCTCCCGCCCTCCGGCGGGGAAGGCCGTGTGGCGGGCGCGGACATGCGTCGCGCCCGCCAGGCCGTCAAGGAGCACATCGGCTACATGTCCCAGGCATTCTCCCTCTATCGGGATATGACGGTGCTGGAGAACATCCGCCTTTACGCCCGCATCTACGCCGTGCCGCGCAGCCGGCTCAAACAGCGCACTGACTGGGTTGTCGAGATGGCGGGATTGCAGGGTGTCGAAGACCGTCTGGCCGGAAAACTGCCGATGGGTATACGCCAGAGGCTGGCCCTGGGATGCGCCCTGGTGCACCGGCCGCGGGTACTGTTCCTGGATGAACCAACATCGGGTGTGGACCCCATCGGACGGCGCCGCTTCTGGGACATCCTGGTGCGGATGGCGCGGGTGGAACAGGTGGCGATCCTGGTAACCACCCACTACATGAGTGAGGCGGAACACTGCGATCACCTGGCCCTGATGTATGCCGGCCGCATCATCGCCGACGCCTCGCCGGCCGAGATGAAGCAGGCCTTGCAGCAGGAGGCAGGGCAACTGCTGGATGTTGCCACCGATCGGCCGCTGATGGCCTTGAAAGTACTGGAACAGGCCGGTTTCGCTGGCGTGGCCCTGTTCGGCAGACGTATTCACCTGTTAGCAAAAGATCCGCAACAGGCCCGCCAACAGATCGAGTCCCGGTTGATGCAACAGGGCATCTCCCTGCTGGGTATCACCCCCCGTATTCCAAGCATGGAGGATGTCTTTGTTTATCGCATCATGGCGCGGGAAAAGGAGGCCCGTTCTCGATGA
- a CDS encoding efflux transporter periplasmic adaptor subunit codes for MADTRPILLKILTLVVFPVFLWLGGCDRGPSEHGGPPPGPRAVSVVTVKPQRVELSTELPGRTAAFRIAEIRPQVSGLIKRRLFTEGTDVKAGQVLYQIDPAEFQAALDNAKAALAKAEANLPAIQLRADRFKELLATKAVSQQDYDDATAALKQADAEIEYWKAQVKTARINLGYTKITAPIPGRIGPSNVTEGAIVTAYQPTPLATIQQLDPIYVDVPRSTTELLRLKRRLQSGNLDHNGRDQTEVKLILEDGMPYLLEGTLQFRDVSVDPTTGSVILRMVFPNPEKVLLPKMFVRAVIKEGVREAAILVPQQAVARTPKGEPYVLVMGAGERVEMRMLKLDRAIGDKWLVDSGVSPGDRVIVEGLQFVRPGMPVKAAPFHEGKNAMGARGGDGAGQDTRPGGGA; via the coding sequence ATGGCTGATACCAGACCTATATTGTTAAAAATTTTGACCCTGGTTGTTTTTCCCGTATTCCTTTGGCTTGGAGGCTGTGACAGGGGGCCTTCAGAACATGGCGGCCCGCCTCCTGGCCCACGGGCAGTATCGGTGGTGACTGTCAAGCCGCAACGGGTGGAGCTTTCAACCGAACTGCCAGGCCGAACCGCGGCGTTTCGCATTGCAGAGATAAGGCCCCAGGTAAGCGGCCTTATAAAAAGGCGCCTCTTTACAGAAGGAACGGATGTAAAGGCGGGCCAGGTGCTCTATCAGATCGACCCTGCTGAATTCCAGGCAGCCTTGGACAATGCCAAGGCAGCTCTTGCCAAGGCAGAGGCCAATCTGCCCGCTATTCAGCTAAGGGCCGATCGCTTCAAGGAGCTTCTTGCCACAAAGGCCGTGAGCCAGCAGGACTATGACGATGCAACTGCCGCTCTCAAGCAGGCCGATGCGGAGATCGAGTACTGGAAGGCACAGGTGAAGACGGCTCGCATCAATCTGGGCTACACGAAGATCACCGCTCCCATCCCCGGGCGCATTGGTCCGTCCAACGTGACCGAGGGCGCCATAGTTACGGCCTATCAACCCACTCCACTTGCCACCATCCAGCAACTCGACCCGATCTACGTGGACGTGCCTCGTTCCACAACGGAATTGTTGCGCCTTAAGCGCCGCCTGCAAAGCGGCAATCTTGATCACAATGGAAGGGATCAGACCGAGGTCAAGCTCATTCTGGAAGACGGGATGCCGTATCTGCTGGAAGGCACTCTCCAGTTTCGTGACGTCTCGGTTGACCCCACCACCGGGTCCGTAATCCTTCGAATGGTCTTCCCCAACCCCGAGAAGGTTCTCCTGCCAAAGATGTTCGTCCGTGCTGTCATAAAGGAAGGGGTCAGGGAGGCAGCCATCCTTGTGCCCCAACAGGCCGTAGCCAGGACGCCAAAGGGTGAGCCTTACGTCTTAGTTATGGGCGCAGGCGAGAGGGTGGAGATGAGGATGCTTAAACTCGACCGTGCCATTGGCGATAAATGGCTGGTGGATTCGGGGGTTTCTCCAGGCGACAGGGTTATTGTAGAGGGCCTTCAATTCGTGCGTCCGGGGATGCCGGTAAAGGCCGCGCCTTTCCATGAGGGCAAAAACGCCATGGGCGCCCGAGGCGGTGATGGAGCCGGGCAAGATACCCGTCCTGGCGGAGGTGCGTGA
- a CDS encoding hydrophobe/amphiphile efflux-1 family RND transporter produces MLSRFFLGRPVFAWVIAIAIMSAGALAIYFLPISQYPNIAPPVIAVDAFYPGASAETVESTVTQIIEQKMTGLDKMLYLSASSSSSGASRIELTFAPGTDPDLAWSKVQNKLQLAMASLPDVVQRQGVKVSKSTRNYMLIVGIISEDGSMDGHDLRDYAKSNLEKILARVPGVGEVEAFGTEYAMRVWIDPDKLTNYSLTIDDVTGALLAYNVEVSAGQFGGAPAVKGQRLNASIIVQHYLKTPAEFSAIPIRTNPDGSIVRIRDVGRVELGTERYDVVAKYNGKPSAFLAIRKESGANSLETADRIKKKLEEMSRYFPPGMKVVYPYDTTPFTQVAIHEVVKALFEAILLVFLVMWLFLGSFRATLIPSIAVPVVILGTFAVIGVLGFSINMLTMFAMVLAIGLLVDDAIVVVENVDRIMTEEGLPPKEAAAKSMDQITSALIGIGVVLAAVFGPMAFFPGSTGIIYRQFSVTIASSMLLSVLVALILTPVLCASLLKPRPPGHEPADSAVFFLRPFLRWFDRIFYGARNRYVRLVEHMLGRKARYVVIYLIITGITGFLFMRMPTAYLPDEDQGVLFVQAILPSGSTLEQTQAVLDKAGDYFLKNEKDAVKSYANVAGYSFSGQGQNMGIGFVHLKDWGLRRRPDLKVQAVAGRAMRVFSQIKGAMVFAFPPPAIIELGNAKGFDFELLDFGGLGHERLMTARNQLLGMTARDPRLIRVRPNGMEDVAQYYIDIDWEKAGAMGVPISSIHNAIAASFGSAYVNDFVRAGRVKKVYIQADAPFRMLPDHLEKIYVRNNEGRMVPFSAFATGHWSYGSPKLERYNGFPSINIWGEAAPGRSSGEAMAAMEELASRLPKGTAFDWTGLSYQERQATAQAPLVYAFSVFVIFLCLAALYESWPIPIAIMLTFPVGAIGGIIASSLRGLPNDVYFQIGLLTTLGLTTKNAILIVQFARARVDEGMELIKATLEGAKLRFRPIVMTSFAFGFGVLPLALARGAGGGSMRAIGTSVFGGMVTATVLIVFFAPLFYVLIRKALVKRGGETMRSKTNN; encoded by the coding sequence ATGCTGTCGAGATTCTTCCTGGGCCGTCCGGTCTTTGCCTGGGTCATTGCCATCGCCATCATGAGTGCCGGGGCCCTGGCCATCTATTTTCTCCCCATCTCCCAGTACCCGAACATCGCACCTCCTGTCATAGCGGTTGACGCCTTTTATCCAGGCGCCTCGGCCGAGACCGTGGAAAGCACCGTCACCCAGATCATAGAGCAGAAGATGACGGGGCTGGACAAGATGCTCTATCTGTCTGCCAGCAGCAGTTCCTCGGGAGCAAGCCGCATCGAACTCACCTTTGCCCCCGGGACAGACCCTGACCTTGCCTGGTCCAAGGTGCAGAACAAGCTCCAGCTTGCCATGGCAAGCCTGCCCGATGTGGTGCAGCGCCAGGGGGTCAAGGTCAGCAAATCGACCCGGAACTACATGTTGATTGTGGGGATTATTTCAGAAGACGGCAGCATGGACGGCCACGATCTGAGGGATTATGCCAAATCCAACCTGGAAAAGATACTCGCACGGGTGCCGGGCGTGGGTGAAGTGGAAGCATTCGGTACGGAATACGCCATGCGCGTCTGGATCGACCCGGACAAGCTGACTAACTATTCTCTGACCATAGATGACGTAACCGGGGCACTTCTGGCCTACAACGTGGAGGTTTCCGCCGGGCAGTTCGGCGGCGCGCCCGCGGTCAAAGGTCAGCGCCTTAACGCCTCCATCATTGTCCAGCATTACCTCAAGACCCCGGCGGAGTTCTCCGCCATCCCCATCCGCACCAACCCGGACGGATCTATTGTCAGGATCAGGGATGTCGGGCGAGTGGAACTGGGAACCGAACGCTATGATGTAGTGGCCAAATACAATGGCAAGCCTTCCGCTTTCCTTGCCATCCGAAAGGAATCCGGCGCAAACTCCCTTGAAACAGCAGACCGCATAAAAAAGAAACTCGAGGAAATGAGCCGCTACTTTCCTCCGGGCATGAAGGTGGTTTATCCCTATGACACAACCCCATTTACGCAGGTGGCCATCCATGAGGTGGTAAAGGCCCTTTTCGAGGCGATCTTGCTGGTCTTCCTGGTGATGTGGCTGTTCCTGGGAAGCTTTCGCGCCACCCTTATTCCCTCCATTGCGGTGCCGGTGGTCATACTCGGGACATTTGCGGTAATCGGGGTCCTGGGATTTTCCATAAATATGCTCACCATGTTCGCCATGGTCCTTGCCATCGGCCTCCTGGTGGATGACGCCATAGTGGTGGTGGAAAACGTGGACCGCATCATGACAGAAGAAGGGCTTCCGCCAAAAGAGGCCGCTGCGAAATCCATGGACCAGATCACCAGTGCCCTCATAGGCATCGGAGTGGTGCTGGCAGCGGTATTCGGCCCAATGGCCTTTTTCCCCGGCTCCACCGGCATCATCTACCGCCAGTTTTCCGTGACCATCGCCTCGAGCATGCTCCTTTCGGTGCTGGTGGCCCTGATCCTCACGCCAGTACTCTGCGCGTCCCTGCTGAAACCACGGCCGCCCGGCCATGAACCGGCAGACAGCGCGGTCTTTTTCCTTCGCCCCTTCCTCCGGTGGTTCGATCGCATCTTTTACGGCGCAAGAAACCGCTATGTCCGGCTGGTGGAGCACATGCTGGGCAGAAAGGCCCGCTACGTGGTCATCTACCTGATAATTACAGGGATAACAGGTTTTTTGTTCATGCGCATGCCAACCGCCTATCTTCCGGACGAAGACCAGGGCGTGCTGTTTGTCCAGGCCATACTCCCCTCCGGCTCGACCCTGGAGCAGACCCAGGCCGTCCTCGATAAGGCGGGAGACTACTTCCTCAAGAACGAAAAGGATGCAGTCAAGTCCTATGCGAATGTTGCCGGATATTCATTCAGCGGCCAGGGCCAGAACATGGGCATAGGGTTTGTCCATCTGAAAGACTGGGGACTTCGCCGCCGGCCCGATCTCAAGGTGCAGGCCGTGGCGGGAAGGGCCATGCGCGTCTTTTCCCAGATAAAGGGGGCCATGGTCTTTGCGTTTCCGCCGCCTGCAATAATCGAGCTCGGCAACGCCAAGGGGTTTGATTTCGAGCTCCTGGACTTCGGCGGACTCGGCCATGAAAGGCTCATGACGGCCCGAAACCAGCTCCTTGGCATGACGGCCCGGGACCCAAGGCTCATCCGGGTGAGGCCGAACGGCATGGAGGACGTGGCCCAGTACTACATAGATATCGACTGGGAGAAGGCAGGCGCCATGGGAGTGCCCATCTCTTCCATCCACAATGCCATTGCCGCATCCTTCGGCAGCGCCTATGTAAACGACTTTGTCAGGGCCGGGCGTGTCAAGAAGGTCTATATCCAGGCAGACGCCCCTTTCAGGATGCTTCCGGATCATCTCGAAAAGATCTATGTACGAAACAATGAGGGCAGGATGGTCCCCTTTTCCGCCTTTGCCACCGGGCACTGGAGCTACGGGTCCCCGAAGCTTGAAAGATACAACGGTTTTCCAAGCATCAACATCTGGGGAGAGGCGGCGCCCGGGAGGAGTTCCGGTGAGGCCATGGCCGCCATGGAAGAACTCGCGTCAAGGCTTCCAAAGGGTACAGCCTTTGACTGGACGGGTCTTTCCTACCAGGAAAGACAGGCCACGGCCCAGGCCCCCCTGGTCTACGCCTTTTCGGTATTCGTGATATTTCTCTGCCTTGCCGCCCTGTACGAAAGCTGGCCCATCCCCATAGCCATAATGCTCACGTTTCCCGTGGGGGCAATCGGCGGCATCATAGCTTCATCATTGAGGGGGCTTCCTAATGACGTCTATTTCCAGATAGGCCTCCTGACCACGCTGGGTCTGACCACCAAAAATGCCATCCTCATCGTGCAGTTCGCAAGGGCCAGAGTGGACGAGGGGATGGAGCTCATAAAAGCCACTCTGGAAGGCGCAAAGCTCAGGTTCCGTCCCATTGTCATGACCTCCTTTGCCTTCGGATTCGGGGTGCTTCCCCTGGCCCTGGCGCGAGGCGCTGGAGGCGGGTCAATGAGGGCCATCGGCACCAGCGTGTTCGGCGGAATGGTGACGGCAACCGTGCTGATCGTATTTTTTGCACCCCTCTTCTATGTGTTGATCAGAAAGGCCCTGGTCAAACGCGGCGGGGAGACCATGCGGTCAAAGACGAACAATTGA
- a CDS encoding secretion protein HlyD has product MKKQTQRTIGILLGIALAGSAVTAWWFWGRQKPLPEGLIQANGRIEGDHYTVASKVAGRIVRLLAHEGDWVRTGQTLIKLDDVQIRARVEQARAAAKASDAQLKAARVDLSTLKKTVPLKIDTARAGVVHAEALLAATEVKLEQAGRDARRYGTLVKTYSVSRQKSEHADLALRVAKEDHAVARAALTRAKKQLAEADLGWDRIKSKKSQVSALEAQLKQAQAALAEAQSVLDDLTIYAPATGMITTRIVDTGEVIVAGSPLFDIVDLDRLYLKCYVPEKQIGKLRLGLPARIYTDAFPDTPFPATVRYISSTAEFTPKEVQTPDERVKLVYAVKLYLDANPEHRLTPGLPADAVIRWQEDAPWAKPRW; this is encoded by the coding sequence ATGAAAAAGCAAACTCAAAGGACAATCGGCATCCTGCTGGGAATTGCCCTGGCCGGATCGGCAGTGACCGCCTGGTGGTTCTGGGGCCGGCAGAAACCGCTGCCCGAAGGACTCATCCAGGCCAACGGCCGTATCGAGGGCGATCACTACACCGTTGCCAGCAAAGTGGCCGGCCGCATTGTCCGGTTACTGGCGCATGAAGGGGACTGGGTAAGAACGGGCCAGACCTTGATTAAGCTGGATGATGTTCAAATACGGGCCCGGGTCGAACAGGCCAGGGCGGCAGCCAAGGCATCAGATGCACAACTCAAGGCAGCACGAGTCGACCTGAGCACATTAAAGAAAACAGTCCCGTTGAAGATAGACACTGCAAGGGCCGGGGTCGTCCATGCGGAAGCCCTTCTGGCTGCAACAGAGGTGAAACTGGAGCAGGCCGGCCGGGATGCCCGGCGTTATGGAACATTAGTCAAGACATATTCAGTATCCAGGCAAAAAAGTGAACATGCGGATCTTGCGCTCAGGGTCGCCAAAGAGGACCATGCAGTAGCCCGTGCGGCATTGACCCGGGCAAAAAAGCAGTTGGCCGAGGCCGATTTGGGCTGGGACCGGATCAAGAGCAAGAAAAGTCAGGTATCCGCCCTGGAGGCGCAGTTGAAACAGGCACAGGCTGCTCTGGCCGAGGCGCAAAGCGTACTGGACGATCTTACCATCTATGCTCCGGCAACAGGAATGATCACCACCCGGATAGTGGATACCGGCGAGGTGATTGTAGCCGGCAGCCCCCTGTTCGATATCGTCGATCTGGATCGTCTTTATCTAAAGTGTTATGTGCCGGAAAAACAGATCGGCAAGCTGCGGCTGGGGCTGCCTGCCCGGATCTATACCGATGCCTTTCCGGATACCCCCTTTCCCGCCACGGTGCGTTATATCTCTTCCACTGCGGAATTTACGCCAAAAGAGGTCCAGACCCCGGATGAACGGGTCAAGCTTGTGTACGCGGTCAAGCTCTACCTTGATGCGAACCCGGAGCATCGTTTAACGCCGGGGCTGCCCGCTGATGCCGTGATCCGCTGGCAGGAGGATGCGCCCTGGGCCAAGCCGCGCTGGTAG
- a CDS encoding TetR/AcrR family transcriptional regulator, which yields MQRKKLSRREREKLRQRRDMLAVALELFSEKGYHNVSMHEIAEKAEFAIGTLYKFFKNKEDLYKSLIVEQADRFHEALTKAIGETDDEIEKLRNYVKTKGAVFMENVPVIRLYFAETRGASFNIKAGLDREIRERYGQFLHTLAPVFERGMKKKRFHKIAEPYQLAVALDSLCNAFLFLWLEDPENHTYPEDPDIILNILFKGLLND from the coding sequence ATGCAAAGGAAAAAACTCTCACGTCGGGAAAGAGAGAAACTCAGGCAGCGCCGAGATATGCTCGCCGTAGCACTGGAGCTTTTCTCCGAGAAGGGATACCACAATGTATCCATGCACGAGATTGCCGAGAAAGCCGAATTTGCCATCGGAACGCTCTACAAGTTCTTTAAAAACAAGGAGGACCTCTATAAGTCCCTTATCGTTGAGCAGGCCGACAGGTTCCATGAGGCCCTCACGAAGGCCATAGGAGAGACGGATGACGAAATTGAAAAACTGCGAAATTATGTGAAGACCAAGGGTGCTGTCTTTATGGAAAACGTCCCGGTCATTCGCCTCTACTTTGCCGAAACCCGGGGAGCGAGCTTCAATATCAAGGCAGGCCTTGACAGGGAGATTCGGGAACGATATGGCCAGTTTCTGCATACCCTCGCCCCGGTCTTTGAACGCGGGATGAAAAAGAAACGGTTTCATAAGATCGCAGAGCCGTATCAGCTGGCCGTTGCCCTTGACAGTCTTTGCAACGCCTTTCTTTTTCTCTGGCTCGAAGATCCAGAGAACCATACCTATCCGGAGGACCCGGACATCATTTTGAATATTCTTTTCAAGGGGCTGCTTAATGATTAA
- a CDS encoding multidrug transporter, producing MKMSKNMKLLPVIIGIAISMGGCALAPKYTRPEAPIPAEWPSGAAYKEAKAQPVSPAPYELSWRKFYIDPRLQEVIETALANNRDLRLAALNVERARAMYGVQRAELFPSINASGGGGKQRIPANVMGFPESLTIERYEVNLGISAWEIDFFGRIRSLKDRALEEYLATEEARRSARIALVSEVARAYLTLAADREGLDLARSTLETQQEIHDLIRRQYEVGIATKLDLSRAQTQVDTARGDVARYTQMAALDQNALNLLAGSPVPETLLPKGLSEVTPPKEIFAGLSSEALLNRPDILAAEHRLKGAYAFIGAARAAFFPRISLTTTLGTASDELSGLFSSGSKTWNFASQATMPIFDARTWAAYRVSKTEREIALTQYEKTIQAAFREVADALAVQGTINQQVSAQKSLTDAVAETYGLSNQRYLKGIDSYLGVLDAQRSLYAARQGLISLRLAKFANQVRLYAVLGGGGR from the coding sequence ATGAAGATGAGTAAAAACATGAAACTGCTTCCTGTAATTATTGGAATTGCCATCTCTATGGGCGGCTGTGCCCTGGCTCCGAAATACACCAGACCCGAAGCCCCCATCCCTGCAGAGTGGCCGAGCGGCGCGGCGTACAAGGAGGCAAAGGCCCAGCCTGTCTCTCCGGCACCCTATGAACTCAGCTGGCGGAAGTTTTACATCGATCCGAGGCTTCAAGAGGTCATCGAGACGGCCCTGGCCAACAATCGTGATCTTCGGCTCGCCGCCCTGAACGTGGAGAGGGCGCGGGCCATGTACGGTGTCCAGCGGGCCGAACTCTTTCCGTCGATAAACGCCTCAGGAGGCGGAGGCAAACAACGGATTCCTGCAAATGTCATGGGCTTTCCGGAATCATTGACCATCGAACGGTATGAAGTAAACCTCGGCATCAGTGCATGGGAGATCGATTTTTTCGGACGGATCCGGAGCCTGAAAGACAGGGCCCTTGAAGAATACCTGGCCACCGAGGAGGCCCGCAGAAGCGCCCGGATAGCATTGGTGTCCGAGGTCGCCAGGGCATACCTGACCCTTGCCGCCGACCGAGAGGGGCTGGACCTCGCCCGGTCCACGCTTGAGACCCAGCAGGAGATCCATGACCTGATCCGCAGGCAGTATGAAGTCGGTATCGCCACAAAACTGGACCTCAGCCGGGCACAGACCCAGGTCGACACCGCCCGGGGAGACGTCGCCCGCTACACGCAAATGGCGGCCCTGGACCAGAACGCATTAAACCTCCTGGCCGGCTCTCCGGTGCCCGAAACACTCCTGCCAAAGGGTTTATCAGAGGTGACTCCTCCAAAGGAAATTTTTGCAGGCCTTTCCTCCGAGGCGCTTTTGAACCGGCCGGACATTCTTGCGGCGGAACATCGCCTCAAGGGGGCGTATGCCTTTATCGGCGCGGCCCGTGCCGCATTCTTTCCGCGGATTTCTTTGACGACCACGCTGGGAACCGCAAGCGATGAGCTGTCCGGGCTGTTCAGCTCCGGATCAAAGACGTGGAACTTTGCGTCCCAGGCCACCATGCCCATCTTTGATGCACGTACCTGGGCTGCATACAGGGTCAGCAAGACCGAACGTGAGATAGCCCTGACCCAGTATGAAAAGACCATCCAGGCGGCCTTCAGGGAAGTGGCCGATGCGCTTGCCGTGCAGGGCACGATAAACCAGCAGGTATCCGCCCAGAAATCCCTGACAGATGCCGTTGCAGAGACCTATGGTCTCTCAAATCAACGCTATTTAAAGGGAATCGACAGCTATCTGGGCGTGCTGGATGCCCAACGCTCCCTTTATGCCGCAAGGCAGGGGCTTATCTCGCTGCGCCTGGCCAAATTCGCCAACCAAGTACGGCTTTACGCGGTATTGGGCGGAGGCGGCAGGTAA